One Dehalococcoidia bacterium genomic window carries:
- a CDS encoding PAC2 family protein produces the protein MDYIRTYEMPTLRRPVMVCAFSGWSDAGQAATGALHYLARKLSATRFADLDPEEFYEFTTVRPSTMVVAPGQREVRWPANEFLCWKSKLGPHDLVLFIGIEPNLKWRTYVNALLSVAGQFDTARVMSIGSLMDMVPHTREVRITGSGTTPEMRQDMEGLGASISTYQGPTGITSALMEGCVRRGISYGSLWGHSPHYIQSIPNIRVSQTLVAGLAQLIGFQVDMTDMAKGAASFEEEVGKAIANSPEVVAYVQKLEEAYDAAVRPPDDLPRPEDVVKDLEDFLRRGQRGGESGPQPS, from the coding sequence ATGGACTACATTCGCACGTATGAGATGCCAACACTGCGGCGCCCGGTCATGGTCTGCGCCTTCAGCGGGTGGTCGGACGCGGGCCAGGCCGCCACGGGCGCCCTCCACTACCTGGCGCGCAAGCTGTCAGCCACCAGGTTCGCCGACCTGGACCCGGAGGAGTTCTACGAGTTCACGACTGTGCGACCCTCCACCATGGTCGTCGCCCCCGGCCAGCGGGAGGTCCGCTGGCCCGCGAACGAGTTCCTCTGCTGGAAGAGCAAACTGGGGCCCCACGATCTGGTGCTCTTCATCGGCATTGAGCCGAACCTCAAGTGGAGGACGTACGTCAACGCTCTGCTGTCCGTGGCCGGGCAGTTCGACACGGCCAGGGTGATGTCCATCGGCTCGCTGATGGACATGGTGCCCCACACGCGCGAGGTCAGGATCACCGGCTCCGGGACCACCCCTGAGATGCGCCAGGACATGGAGGGCCTGGGGGCCTCAATCTCCACGTACCAGGGACCGACGGGAATCACCTCCGCTCTTATGGAGGGCTGCGTCCGGCGGGGTATCTCCTACGGCAGTCTGTGGGGGCACTCCCCGCACTACATCCAGTCCATCCCCAACATCCGGGTCAGCCAGACCCTGGTGGCCGGGCTCGCTCAGCTCATTGGGTTCCAGGTGGACATGACCGATATGGCCAAGGGCGCCGCCTCCTTCGAGGAGGAGGTTGGCAAGGCGATAGCCAACTCCCCTGAGGTCGTCGCCTACGTCCAAAAGCTGGAGGAGGCGTACGACGCCGCCGTCCGTCCCCCGGACGACCTGCCGCGCCCGGAGGACGTGGTGAAAGACCTTGAGGACTTCCTGCGGCGCGGCCAGCGCGGCGGCGAGAGCGGCCCCCAGCCCTCCTAG
- a CDS encoding 4a-hydroxytetrahydrobiopterin dehydratase, with product MTTKLSTEETRNRMASINGWQHWGSAIARSYTFGTFTKAMDFVNKVARLAEEVGHHPDISISYTRVTLTLSTHVVSGLSEKDFDLAAKIDAIADPSDAKHEAKREKAESRAEASLEAKKD from the coding sequence ATGACAACCAAGCTCTCTACGGAAGAGACGCGCAACCGCATGGCGTCCATAAACGGATGGCAACACTGGGGAAGCGCCATCGCGCGAAGCTATACGTTCGGAACGTTCACCAAGGCCATGGACTTCGTGAACAAGGTGGCCCGTCTAGCCGAGGAGGTGGGCCATCACCCTGACATCAGCATCAGCTACACCCGCGTCACCCTGACGCTGAGCACCCACGTCGTCTCCGGACTCTCGGAGAAAGACTTCGACTTGGCGGCGAAGATTGACGCCATCGCCGACCCTTCCGACGCCAAGCACGAGGCCAAGCGGGAGAAAGCCGAATCCCGAGCGGAAGCGAGCCTGGAGGCCAAGAAGGACTAG
- a CDS encoding metalloregulator ArsR/SmtB family transcription factor, protein MDIALRAIAEPHRREILRLVLSRELSAGEIATHFDVTRSAVSQHLRALEDAGLVTVRRQGTRRLYQARPEGLAEVRTFLEEFWTDRLWRLKMAAEAEERRS, encoded by the coding sequence ATGGATATTGCGCTACGCGCCATCGCTGAGCCGCACCGGCGGGAGATTCTGCGCCTCGTCCTGAGCAGGGAGCTCTCGGCGGGCGAGATCGCCACGCACTTCGACGTAACCCGTTCCGCGGTCTCCCAGCATCTCAGAGCCCTGGAGGACGCGGGGCTGGTGACCGTGCGCCGCCAGGGGACGCGACGGCTGTACCAGGCGCGCCCGGAGGGCCTGGCGGAGGTAAGAACGTTCCTGGAGGAGTTCTGGACCGATCGCCTGTGGCGCCTGAAGATGGCGGCGGAAGCCGAGGAACGGAGGTCATAG
- a CDS encoding SRPBCC family protein — translation MARPAKSDVVELKVRIIARPETIFPFFTDPGKMVLWKGISAELDPRPGGIYRCNITGGEIARGAYLEVTPYTRVVFTWGWEGEGNPVPPGSSTVEITLIPDGDGTIVRLRHMDLPKDARAPHTEGWNHFLPRLAATAEGRDPGPDPWVSRDKMGS, via the coding sequence ATGGCGCGGCCTGCCAAAAGCGACGTGGTGGAGTTGAAGGTCCGCATCATAGCGCGACCGGAGACCATCTTCCCCTTCTTCACGGACCCCGGAAAGATGGTGCTCTGGAAGGGCATAAGTGCGGAACTCGACCCCCGCCCGGGCGGCATCTACCGCTGCAACATCACCGGCGGGGAGATCGCCCGCGGCGCATACCTGGAGGTCACCCCCTACACGCGGGTCGTGTTCACCTGGGGATGGGAGGGCGAGGGCAACCCGGTGCCACCGGGTTCCAGCACGGTGGAGATTACGCTCATCCCCGACGGCGACGGGACTATCGTGCGACTGCGACACATGGACCTGCCGAAGGATGCGCGCGCGCCGCACACCGAGGGCTGGAACCACTTCCTACCGCGCCTCGCCGCCACGGCGGAGGGCCGCGACCCCGGCCCGGACCCGTGGGTTTCCCGCGACAAGATGGGCAGTTAG
- a CDS encoding VOC family protein: MGNPVVHFEVHGKDAKKLSNFYSKAFDWKIEHMPQMNYGMVDTASGGKGINGGIVQPMPGSNMSVTFYVEVDDLGAKLKEIEKLGGKTIMPVTTVPNMVTFALFSDPEGNVIGLVKSEQPKG; encoded by the coding sequence ATGGGCAATCCGGTCGTTCACTTTGAGGTCCACGGCAAGGACGCCAAGAAGCTGAGCAACTTCTATTCCAAGGCCTTCGACTGGAAGATAGAGCACATGCCGCAGATGAACTACGGGATGGTGGATACGGCCTCCGGAGGCAAGGGCATCAACGGGGGCATCGTTCAGCCGATGCCGGGCAGCAACATGAGCGTCACGTTCTACGTCGAGGTGGACGACCTCGGCGCGAAGCTCAAGGAGATCGAGAAGCTGGGCGGCAAGACGATCATGCCCGTCACGACGGTCCCGAACATGGTGACCTTCGCCCTTTTCTCAGACCCGGAAGGCAACGTCATCGGCCTGGTCAAGAGCGAACAGCCCAAGGGATAA
- a CDS encoding NAD(P)/FAD-dependent oxidoreductase, giving the protein MRYDVIIVGASFAGLAAASRLKGRRVLLLDRKEIGTMPTSACGAPLRIARDLGCEGAVAQTHPSGYIYTPKRAFKYRLPEPYCVLDYPRFCKLLFDKGGAEFVRAAALGVSPDGHTVMTSAGRFEAECVVDASGWRAVLAKSLDRGFVDTRTLAFGVETEATGRGEGLHFWFDPNYIRGGYAWNFPSGRHCRVGVGYFGENTGLVKIRGGLARLLEALRLSPGHMHGGYIPFALRRPTVGSLFVVGDAAGQSLPATGEGIRPAIYFGLRAGDLVRDVIERRASREAALRSYAALVEGYRSRYDFLQRAQGVVMHLPTVWMTLTLAVTRVDWLRGLWLPRYTRAFPSAAWTGR; this is encoded by the coding sequence ATGCGCTATGACGTCATCATCGTAGGGGCGAGCTTTGCCGGGCTGGCCGCGGCCAGCCGGCTGAAGGGCCGCCGCGTGCTGCTCCTGGACCGCAAGGAGATCGGCACCATGCCTACCTCCGCCTGCGGCGCGCCCTTGCGCATCGCCCGGGACCTGGGCTGCGAGGGCGCCGTGGCGCAGACGCACCCCAGCGGCTACATATATACGCCGAAACGCGCCTTTAAGTACCGCCTTCCCGAACCCTACTGCGTCCTGGACTACCCCCGCTTCTGCAAGCTCCTCTTTGACAAGGGCGGCGCAGAGTTCGTGCGCGCCGCCGCGCTGGGCGTGTCGCCGGACGGGCATACGGTCATGACCAGCGCCGGGAGGTTCGAGGCGGAGTGCGTGGTGGACGCCTCCGGCTGGCGGGCGGTGCTGGCGAAGTCCCTGGACAGAGGCTTCGTGGACACCCGGACGCTGGCCTTCGGCGTGGAGACGGAGGCGACGGGCCGGGGCGAGGGCCTGCACTTCTGGTTCGACCCGAACTACATCAGAGGCGGCTACGCCTGGAACTTCCCGTCCGGCAGGCACTGCCGGGTGGGCGTGGGCTACTTTGGGGAAAACACTGGCCTGGTCAAGATTCGAGGGGGCCTGGCGCGGCTCCTGGAGGCCCTCCGCCTCTCGCCGGGCCACATGCACGGCGGCTACATTCCGTTCGCCCTGCGTCGGCCCACGGTGGGCAGCCTCTTCGTCGTCGGCGACGCGGCGGGGCAGTCGCTGCCCGCGACCGGCGAGGGTATCCGCCCGGCCATCTACTTCGGCCTGCGCGCCGGCGACCTCGTCCGCGACGTCATCGAGCGCCGCGCCAGCCGCGAGGCGGCGCTGCGCTCCTACGCGGCGCTGGTGGAGGGCTACCGCAGCCGGTACGACTTTCTGCAGCGCGCGCAGGGCGTCGTGATGCACCTGCCGACGGTGTGGATGACGCTCACGCTGGCCGTCACCCGCGTGGACTGGCTGCGCGGGCTGTGGCTGCCGCGCTACACGCGCGCGTTCCCGAGCGCCGCGTGGACGGGACGGTAG